One genomic region from Paraburkholderia azotifigens encodes:
- a CDS encoding FliI/YscN family ATPase: MKTVVPALLSNPPVLNARIVEARGVIVRVVGASLRIGEMVRLTRPDALETQIGEVVGFTQDGALVVPLDGLAGLSNITQVEGCGLGWGRFDAPALLGRVIDGLGRPLDGGDAPEAASGPSSTPMLPQINPLERPVISAPFATGVRAIDGLLSCGVGQRVGIFAPAGGGKSTLMGMIANGAAVDAIVVALIGERGREVGEFIHDHLGARRSSSVVIVSTSERPAAERIKAAELACSVASDLRAQGRQVLLLFDSLTRYARALREVGLAVGEPPVRRGYPPRVFAELPKLIETAGLTQQGAVTAFFTVLAEDEEMSDPIAEESRSLLDGHIALSGRLGAAGHYPAIDVLKSKSRVMTRVTTSTHREEANRVRGWMSRYQEIELLLQIGEYRRGNDAASDVAIDRHPMVERFLRQRHDEYCSWQQTLASLRTLARG, translated from the coding sequence ATGAAAACAGTCGTTCCGGCGCTGCTGTCGAATCCGCCCGTGCTTAATGCAAGAATCGTCGAGGCGCGTGGCGTCATCGTGCGGGTCGTGGGTGCGTCGTTGCGTATCGGTGAAATGGTTCGGCTCACGCGGCCGGATGCGCTTGAGACACAGATCGGCGAAGTGGTCGGCTTTACGCAGGATGGTGCGCTCGTCGTGCCGCTCGATGGACTCGCGGGGCTGTCGAACATCACTCAGGTGGAAGGCTGCGGGCTTGGCTGGGGACGTTTCGATGCGCCCGCGCTGCTCGGACGCGTGATCGACGGGCTCGGCCGGCCGCTCGATGGCGGCGATGCCCCGGAGGCCGCAAGCGGGCCGTCATCGACGCCGATGCTGCCGCAGATCAATCCGCTCGAACGGCCTGTGATATCGGCGCCGTTCGCGACGGGCGTGCGAGCGATCGATGGGCTGCTGTCTTGCGGCGTCGGCCAGCGGGTCGGCATTTTCGCACCTGCGGGCGGGGGCAAAAGTACGCTGATGGGCATGATCGCGAACGGCGCGGCCGTCGATGCGATCGTCGTCGCGCTGATCGGCGAGCGTGGCCGCGAAGTGGGCGAGTTCATCCACGATCATCTCGGTGCGCGGCGCTCGTCGTCGGTCGTGATCGTGTCGACGTCGGAGCGTCCCGCGGCGGAACGCATCAAGGCTGCCGAGCTGGCCTGCAGCGTCGCGAGCGATCTGCGCGCGCAAGGCAGGCAGGTTCTGCTGTTATTCGATTCGCTGACGCGCTATGCGCGCGCGCTGCGCGAGGTGGGTCTCGCCGTGGGCGAGCCGCCCGTGCGCCGGGGCTATCCGCCGCGCGTGTTCGCGGAGCTGCCGAAGCTGATCGAAACAGCGGGACTGACGCAGCAGGGCGCCGTCACCGCCTTCTTTACGGTTCTGGCCGAGGACGAGGAGATGTCGGATCCGATCGCGGAAGAGTCGCGTTCGCTGCTCGACGGGCATATTGCATTGTCGGGGCGTCTTGGCGCGGCGGGTCATTATCCCGCCATCGATGTGCTCAAAAGCAAGAGCCGCGTGATGACGCGCGTGACGACCTCCACGCATCGCGAGGAGGCGAATCGCGTGCGCGGCTGGATGAGCCGGTATCAGGAAATCGAGCTGCTATTGCAGATAGGCGAATATCGGCGCGGCAACGATGCCGCGAGCGATGTTGCGATCGACCGTCATCCGATGGTCGAGCGTTTTCTGCGTCAGCGTCATGACGAGTACTGCAGCTGGCAGCAGACGCTGGCGTCGCTGCGTACGCTCGCGCGTGGATAA